A genomic stretch from Pontibacter liquoris includes:
- a CDS encoding SusC/RagA family TonB-linked outer membrane protein, with protein sequence MAKKLLLTVTSVFFMILSVTTAFAQQRQIAGVVTAGQDKLPGAVARIKGKDLATSTDANGEFRLTGDFKSSDVLVVSYVGYVPKEIPIGNQAQFKVSLEPDNKALDEVIVTGVATGTPKKKLGFAVTKVDAETLQKVPGTDPAAALQGKVAGVKITKTSGAPGSESDIQLRGVKTIFGSSNPLVIVDGVLTTGGLADINVQDIQSMEVLKGAAASSLYGSRAANGVISIITKRGNSLAAGKTEIGVRSEYGRSFMGFVPEKSSATNRIIKNNEETGEPEVTNVGADDQIVDNVYPKTYDNVKQFFNPGSYLTNYLYFKGNSTNNRLSAYSSIEMTDEAGVVKLVKGLDRTNVKLNLDYSLTDKLDFTTSNLYAQSLADNRASGVFGQLMNTDPNADLYAQNEDGSPYKVNVNTIAQAANPLYNIANSVNDARSERMLSFFALKYRPLEFLSFEGSYGTDRTRSESFYLSPKGRLDYNLNPSKGSISRSNAIGRSQTVQLEGSFFKQYGDFNTRFKGQYMYESENNSYLSASGTDLGVTGMGLTTIDLAATKYASSFASRTVANNLAALTMIDFKDKYILDALVRRDASSRFGPEVRNQIFYRVAGAWRVTQDFKINGIQEWKLRASYGVSGLRPPFEAQYETYTLENGLTSSQYTLGNKYLKPSFSKEFEAGTDIFFLNRFNFSMNYSRARNTDQILKVPLPALAGAPYRWQNAGEVLSHAFEMSLGGEIIKNEAFSWEASATFDKIRQKISKLDSEPYYLNGTRFRIEEGIEFGTLYLDKFARSLDEVRNQVPAGTDVNDVFVLNNQGYVVRRTEIGTVNEKAVKVRDDKGNIVALPTANFTPDFNVNLANTFRYKKFSLYGLIAWQQGGKVYNHSVRYTTEPKFLDQSGKPWNEVKPLKYLDNSGQEGGLLGWDNDNLIFDATFVKLREVSLGYDIAGLEKYGFHNVRFSIIGRNLLTFTKYPGFDPESGMGKEGVDTNVFKFDSNDSYPTFKTVSGSISFNFQK encoded by the coding sequence ATGGCGAAAAAACTTTTACTCACAGTTACTTCTGTTTTTTTCATGATCCTGTCTGTAACAACAGCCTTTGCTCAGCAAAGGCAAATAGCAGGGGTGGTAACAGCTGGTCAGGATAAATTGCCTGGTGCTGTTGCCAGAATCAAAGGGAAAGATTTAGCAACGTCCACAGATGCGAATGGAGAGTTCCGGTTAACCGGTGACTTCAAGTCGTCGGATGTTTTGGTTGTATCCTATGTAGGGTATGTGCCAAAGGAGATACCTATCGGAAACCAGGCGCAGTTTAAGGTGAGCCTGGAACCGGATAACAAAGCCCTGGATGAAGTTATTGTAACAGGTGTTGCCACGGGCACACCAAAGAAGAAGCTAGGTTTTGCAGTCACAAAGGTTGATGCTGAAACCTTGCAAAAAGTACCTGGCACTGACCCGGCAGCGGCACTGCAGGGGAAGGTTGCCGGTGTAAAGATTACCAAAACCAGCGGGGCGCCCGGCTCCGAGAGTGACATACAGTTGCGGGGGGTGAAGACCATTTTCGGCTCTTCCAATCCCCTTGTTATTGTAGATGGTGTTTTAACAACCGGAGGGCTGGCAGACATTAACGTACAGGATATCCAATCGATGGAAGTATTGAAGGGAGCTGCAGCATCATCGCTTTATGGTTCCAGGGCTGCCAACGGTGTTATCAGCATCATTACCAAGCGGGGCAACTCCCTGGCGGCAGGCAAGACCGAGATAGGGGTACGTAGCGAGTATGGCCGCAGCTTTATGGGCTTTGTTCCTGAGAAATCTTCTGCCACCAACAGAATCATCAAGAACAATGAGGAAACCGGTGAGCCCGAAGTAACCAATGTGGGGGCTGATGACCAGATAGTGGACAATGTATACCCCAAAACTTACGATAACGTAAAGCAGTTCTTCAATCCGGGTAGCTATCTCACAAACTACCTGTATTTCAAAGGGAACTCCACTAATAACCGCCTATCAGCATACTCTTCCATTGAAATGACAGATGAGGCAGGCGTAGTGAAATTGGTGAAAGGCCTGGACAGAACAAACGTAAAGCTAAACCTGGATTATAGTCTGACCGATAAGCTCGATTTCACGACCTCCAACTTATATGCACAATCATTAGCTGATAACCGGGCATCGGGCGTATTTGGGCAACTGATGAATACAGACCCTAACGCTGATCTTTACGCGCAGAACGAGGATGGAAGCCCCTACAAGGTAAATGTAAACACGATTGCGCAGGCAGCGAATCCCCTTTACAATATAGCTAATTCAGTAAACGATGCGCGTTCAGAGCGTATGTTGAGCTTTTTTGCTTTGAAATACCGTCCGCTGGAATTTCTGTCTTTCGAGGGTTCTTACGGTACTGACCGCACCCGTTCCGAAAGCTTTTACCTAAGCCCCAAAGGCCGCCTGGATTATAATCTGAATCCCAGCAAAGGCAGTATCTCCCGAAGCAATGCCATTGGCAGGAGCCAGACAGTGCAGTTGGAAGGGTCGTTCTTCAAACAGTACGGTGATTTCAACACCCGTTTCAAGGGGCAGTATATGTACGAGTCGGAAAACAACAGCTACCTGAGCGCAAGCGGTACCGACCTGGGTGTAACAGGCATGGGGCTTACTACCATCGACCTGGCGGCAACCAAGTATGCCAGCTCTTTTGCTTCCAGAACAGTGGCAAACAACCTTGCTGCCCTGACCATGATAGATTTCAAGGACAAGTATATTCTGGACGCTTTGGTGAGAAGAGATGCTTCCTCCAGATTCGGTCCGGAAGTACGTAACCAGATCTTCTACCGGGTGGCCGGTGCCTGGCGTGTAACACAGGATTTCAAGATCAACGGGATTCAGGAGTGGAAGCTGCGGGCTTCTTACGGGGTATCAGGTTTGCGCCCTCCCTTTGAGGCGCAGTACGAGACGTATACCCTGGAGAACGGACTTACCTCTTCGCAATACACCCTGGGTAACAAATACCTCAAGCCCTCCTTCTCCAAGGAGTTTGAAGCCGGCACGGATATCTTCTTCCTCAACCGCTTTAACTTCAGCATGAACTACTCCAGAGCCCGGAATACAGACCAGATTCTGAAAGTGCCGCTTCCGGCGCTTGCCGGTGCGCCGTACAGATGGCAGAATGCCGGAGAGGTGCTGTCGCATGCCTTTGAAATGAGCCTGGGCGGCGAAATCATCAAAAATGAGGCCTTCAGCTGGGAAGCGTCAGCAACTTTTGACAAGATCAGACAAAAGATCAGCAAGCTGGACAGTGAGCCTTACTACCTGAATGGCACCCGTTTCAGGATTGAAGAAGGGATTGAGTTCGGAACCTTATACCTGGACAAATTTGCCAGAAGCCTGGATGAGGTGCGCAACCAGGTGCCCGCCGGAACGGATGTGAACGATGTGTTTGTGCTGAACAACCAGGGGTATGTGGTTCGAAGAACCGAAATAGGCACCGTGAACGAGAAGGCCGTGAAGGTAAGAGACGACAAGGGCAACATTGTGGCGCTACCTACCGCTAATTTCACCCCCGACTTTAATGTAAACCTGGCCAATACCTTCCGCTACAAGAAGTTCTCCTTGTACGGCCTGATTGCATGGCAGCAGGGGGGCAAGGTATACAACCACTCTGTCAGGTACACAACCGAACCAAAGTTTCTGGATCAGTCGGGCAAACCCTGGAACGAAGTGAAGCCTCTGAAATACCTGGATAACAGCGGTCAGGAAGGCGGTTTGCTGGGTTGGGATAACGATAACCTGATCTTTGATGCCACTTTTGTCAAGCTGCGGGAAGTGTCTTTGGGCTACGACATTGCCGGGTTGGAGAAGTATGGGTTTCATAATGTCCGCTTCAGTATTATTGGGCGCAACCTGTTAACGTTCACCAAGTATCCGGGCTTCGATCCGGAGTCTGGTATGGGCAAAGAAGGTGTTGACACGAATGTGTTTAAATTCGACTCGAACGATTCATACCCTACTTTCAAAACCGTGAGCGGCTCCATTTCTTTCAACTTTCAAAAATAA
- a CDS encoding LacI family DNA-binding transcriptional regulator yields MLNKQVTIKDLARKLRLSVSTVSRALRDVQDINPETKKQVLALAQELNYEPNFIARSLVNKQTKVIGVVLPVIAARYFANALSGMMEAADAKGYHIMFCQSDESPEKEAIRIKKLVSIRIDGLLVSVSKSTSDVETFRKVQQRGIPVVFFDRALEDIEATKVTVNQHEGAFLAVEHLIQRGSTKIAHIAGPKHLSIAIDRMNGYIDALKKYNLPVNNEYILHCEDFQFDAMEKIHALFNLDDKPNGIFAVNDSIAILCIKYLKELGYRVPEDVAVVGYNNDPVSEVVYPPLTTVMQPSFEVGKLATQLLIDEIEQKSSTFHQKVLSSELIVRSST; encoded by the coding sequence ATGTTAAATAAACAAGTCACAATCAAAGATCTGGCGCGAAAGCTGAGGCTTTCTGTATCCACTGTTTCCCGTGCCTTGCGAGATGTACAGGATATTAACCCGGAAACAAAAAAGCAGGTGCTTGCCCTTGCTCAGGAGCTTAATTACGAACCGAATTTCATTGCAAGAAGCCTGGTGAATAAACAGACTAAGGTTATCGGGGTGGTATTGCCAGTAATTGCGGCCCGTTATTTTGCAAACGCGCTGTCTGGCATGATGGAAGCTGCTGATGCTAAGGGCTACCACATTATGTTCTGCCAATCAGACGAATCGCCCGAGAAGGAGGCAATTCGCATCAAGAAGTTGGTTTCTATCCGAATTGACGGTTTACTTGTGTCCGTTTCTAAAAGTACCAGCGATGTAGAGACTTTTCGGAAAGTGCAGCAACGAGGGATACCCGTTGTTTTCTTTGATAGGGCACTTGAGGATATTGAGGCCACAAAAGTTACGGTCAATCAACATGAGGGCGCATTTCTGGCGGTGGAGCATCTGATCCAGAGGGGAAGTACAAAAATAGCACACATTGCAGGCCCTAAGCACCTCTCTATTGCTATTGACCGCATGAACGGATATATAGATGCCCTAAAAAAGTATAACCTCCCAGTTAATAACGAATATATTTTGCATTGCGAAGATTTTCAGTTCGATGCGATGGAAAAGATTCATGCTTTATTCAACCTTGATGATAAGCCGAATGGCATATTTGCCGTTAATGATTCCATTGCCATTCTATGCATCAAATACCTGAAAGAGCTGGGATACAGAGTACCAGAAGATGTCGCTGTAGTTGGCTATAATAATGATCCGGTCAGTGAAGTGGTCTATCCGCCATTAACAACTGTTATGCAGCCAAGCTTTGAGGTTGGGAAACTGGCCACACAACTGCTGATTGATGAAATTGAGCAAAAGTCCAGTACTTTTCATCAGAAAGTTCTGAGTAGTGAACTTATTGTTCGATCTTCTACTTGA
- a CDS encoding tyrosine-type recombinase/integrase gives MVPVLTSIMLDTRRALKGGSFPVRLRLTYQRQRRYYNTSYSLSEEAFAKVQAEKPKGKYKELQIAFQAIEQKAIGIIRDLDVFTFEQFEKKYLNAAAKNDVFTGFEQQVKKLAKEGRVGTASSNESASFSLLSYIHKEPITRNKGLSRAKAIEKRETLLKKRKPLAYSAVTVDFLMGYEKWMLQNGSSITTIGIYLRALRAIYNNAIADGEVNAALYPFGKRKYQIPSGRNVKKALTLADIEKIFTYQPALESEARARDLWIFSYLCNGINVKDIARLKYKQLDEEKITFIRAKTERTSRQNMKAITAMRSPEIDEIISRWGNKPAFGDAYVFPLLEPALSAEKERAKIQHATKTINKYIKRVAAAVGIEKNVSTYTARHSFSTVLKRAGAPIELISESLGHSNLRTTESYLDSFEDNVKKQFAAQLTAFKNVGK, from the coding sequence ATGGTACCTGTACTTACTTCCATCATGCTGGATACCAGAAGGGCTTTAAAAGGCGGCTCCTTCCCGGTAAGGTTAAGGCTAACCTATCAACGGCAGCGCAGATATTATAACACCAGCTATTCCTTAAGTGAGGAGGCGTTTGCTAAAGTTCAGGCTGAAAAACCAAAAGGGAAATATAAGGAGCTGCAGATTGCTTTTCAGGCGATAGAGCAGAAGGCCATTGGCATCATCCGTGACTTGGACGTCTTCACATTTGAGCAGTTTGAAAAGAAATATCTGAATGCTGCTGCCAAGAATGATGTATTTACAGGCTTTGAACAGCAAGTCAAAAAGCTAGCAAAAGAAGGCAGGGTAGGGACAGCCAGCAGTAATGAAAGTGCCAGCTTCTCGCTGCTGTCTTATATTCACAAGGAGCCTATCACCAGGAACAAGGGCTTATCCAGAGCTAAAGCAATCGAGAAAAGAGAAACCCTGCTGAAGAAGCGGAAGCCCTTAGCATATTCCGCCGTTACGGTAGATTTTCTGATGGGGTATGAGAAGTGGATGCTTCAAAACGGCAGTTCCATCACTACGATCGGTATCTACCTGCGGGCACTTCGGGCTATCTATAACAATGCTATCGCAGATGGAGAGGTGAACGCTGCGTTGTATCCGTTTGGCAAAAGAAAGTACCAGATACCTTCCGGACGGAATGTGAAGAAAGCCTTGACACTAGCAGACATCGAAAAGATATTCACTTATCAGCCTGCCTTGGAGAGTGAAGCACGTGCACGGGACCTGTGGATCTTTTCCTACCTGTGCAACGGGATAAACGTGAAAGATATAGCGCGTTTAAAGTACAAGCAACTCGATGAGGAGAAAATCACTTTTATCCGGGCCAAGACGGAGCGGACCAGCCGGCAAAACATGAAAGCGATTACGGCAATGCGAAGCCCGGAAATAGATGAGATTATCAGCAGATGGGGGAATAAACCTGCTTTCGGTGATGCGTATGTGTTTCCGTTACTTGAACCGGCGTTATCAGCCGAGAAGGAACGTGCAAAGATTCAGCATGCAACCAAAACAATAAATAAGTACATCAAACGGGTAGCGGCCGCAGTTGGCATTGAGAAGAATGTGAGCACATATACGGCCCGGCATTCTTTCTCTACTGTTCTGAAGCGTGCAGGTGCGCCTATAGAGCTCATATCGGAATCCCTTGGCCACTCGAATCTGAGGACCACAGAAAGTTACCTGGATAGCTTTGAGGATAATGTTAAGAAACAGTTCGCAGCGCAACTAACTGCGTTTAAAAATGTAGGCAAATAA
- a CDS encoding sulfate adenylyltransferase subunit 1, with the protein MEVLKIATAGSVDDGKSTLIGRLLFETNSITTDKLQAIEASSKKKGLDYTDLSLLTDGLIAEREQGITIDVAHIYFATPARKFIIADTPGHFEYTRNMVTGASNANVSMILVDARNGVVEQTFRHFYISCLLRIPHVVVCVNKMDLVGYSQARFEEIRDAFMRSAEKVMFEGQQVSFIPVSSLYGENLTTHPENMPWYEGEPLLALLENIPLEQHLAKEESRFPVQYVIRPKSEAFHDYRAYAGKVASGLLRKGERVVVLPSGQQTTIARIEKYGREIEAAQAKESVSILLEDDVDISRGDMIVPVNQLPQQGRLLEATICWMDKKPLRVGGTYLVQHGVNIARAKTSALTNLIDVVTLEAKTAVTELNLNEIADVQLKTAKEVFYDAFTDNKANGSFILIDEQTNATVGVGLIR; encoded by the coding sequence ATGGAAGTTCTCAAAATAGCAACCGCAGGTAGTGTGGATGACGGCAAAAGCACGCTGATCGGCAGACTCCTGTTCGAAACAAATTCAATTACAACAGATAAGCTGCAGGCCATCGAGGCCAGCAGCAAAAAGAAAGGCCTCGACTACACCGATCTTTCGCTGCTGACTGATGGCCTGATAGCGGAGCGGGAGCAAGGTATCACCATCGATGTGGCGCATATTTATTTCGCCACGCCGGCCAGAAAGTTTATCATTGCCGACACGCCGGGCCACTTCGAGTATACCCGCAACATGGTTACCGGCGCCTCTAATGCCAATGTCTCCATGATTTTGGTGGATGCCCGCAATGGCGTGGTAGAGCAAACCTTCCGGCATTTTTATATTTCGTGCCTGCTGCGCATCCCGCATGTGGTGGTGTGTGTCAACAAGATGGACCTTGTGGGCTATTCGCAGGCCAGGTTTGAGGAGATCCGGGACGCGTTTATGCGTTCTGCTGAGAAAGTGATGTTCGAGGGGCAACAGGTGAGCTTTATTCCGGTCTCCTCGCTGTATGGCGAGAACCTGACAACGCATCCTGAAAACATGCCTTGGTACGAGGGCGAGCCGCTGCTTGCTTTGCTGGAGAACATCCCGCTGGAGCAGCACCTGGCAAAAGAAGAAAGCCGCTTCCCGGTGCAGTATGTGATCAGGCCAAAATCAGAAGCGTTTCATGACTACCGGGCCTATGCGGGCAAGGTTGCCAGCGGCTTGCTGCGCAAAGGCGAACGCGTGGTGGTGCTGCCAAGCGGACAGCAAACCACGATTGCCCGCATAGAGAAGTATGGCCGCGAAATAGAAGCAGCCCAGGCAAAAGAATCGGTTAGCATTCTGCTGGAAGATGATGTGGACATCAGCCGTGGCGACATGATCGTGCCGGTAAACCAGCTGCCCCAGCAAGGTCGCCTGCTGGAGGCCACGATCTGCTGGATGGATAAGAAACCGCTTCGTGTGGGAGGTACCTACCTGGTACAGCACGGCGTAAATATAGCGCGCGCCAAAACAAGTGCCCTCACCAATCTGATAGATGTGGTTACGCTGGAGGCAAAAACAGCGGTAACAGAGCTCAACCTGAATGAAATAGCCGATGTGCAGCTAAAAACAGCCAAAGAGGTCTTCTACGATGCCTTTACGGATAATAAAGCCAATGGCAGCTTTATCCTGATCGACGAGCAAACGAATGCCACGGTAGGAGTGGGGCTGATCCGGTAA
- the cysD gene encoding sulfate adenylyltransferase subunit CysD yields MAIHAGVFPRELEDEAIYILREVAAQFEKPVLLFSGGKDSITLVRLAQKAFYPAKIPFPLLHVDTGHNFEETIKFRDELVAELGLELIVRYVQDNIDQQKVVEETGKYASRNVLQTVTLLDAIEEFGFDACIGGARRDEEKARAKERIFSVRNDFGQWDAKKQRPELFDMLNGRISHGENVRVFPISNWTELDVWNYIKEEKLAIPSIYYSHFRPTFERDGQLLPFSSFIQVMADETITPRMVRFRTVGDMTCTAAVESTAVEIDHIIEEILSATVSERGARIDDKRSEAAMEKRKQTGYF; encoded by the coding sequence ATGGCGATACATGCTGGTGTTTTTCCGAGAGAACTGGAAGATGAAGCGATCTATATTTTAAGGGAAGTAGCGGCACAGTTTGAAAAGCCTGTGCTCCTGTTTTCCGGCGGAAAAGATTCTATCACGCTGGTCCGGCTGGCACAAAAAGCCTTTTATCCGGCTAAAATACCTTTCCCTTTATTACACGTTGACACCGGGCATAACTTCGAAGAAACCATTAAGTTTCGCGATGAACTGGTGGCAGAACTGGGCCTGGAGCTGATCGTGCGCTATGTACAGGATAATATAGACCAGCAAAAAGTAGTGGAAGAAACCGGCAAATATGCCAGCCGCAATGTGCTGCAAACGGTCACCCTGCTGGATGCGATCGAGGAATTTGGCTTTGATGCCTGCATTGGCGGCGCCCGCCGCGACGAAGAGAAAGCCCGGGCAAAAGAGCGGATCTTCTCTGTGCGGAATGATTTTGGCCAGTGGGATGCCAAAAAGCAGCGCCCGGAACTGTTCGATATGTTGAACGGCCGGATCAGCCACGGCGAAAACGTGCGGGTATTCCCGATCAGCAACTGGACCGAGCTGGATGTGTGGAACTATATCAAAGAAGAAAAGCTGGCTATACCTTCCATTTACTATTCTCACTTCCGGCCCACGTTTGAGCGGGATGGCCAGTTACTTCCTTTCTCTTCCTTTATTCAGGTAATGGCCGACGAAACGATAACGCCCCGGATGGTGCGCTTCAGAACCGTGGGCGATATGACCTGTACGGCTGCTGTAGAATCTACTGCCGTGGAGATCGACCACATCATAGAAGAGATCTTAAGTGCTACCGTGTCGGAGCGCGGTGCCCGGATAGATGATAAGCGCTCGGAAGCGGCGATGGAAAAAAGAAAGCAAACCGGATATTTTTAA
- a CDS encoding phosphoadenylyl-sulfate reductase: MSLKDKIPSLLEALAGLPLSEMLAFIGQAFPGKVAFSTALGQEDQVITDAIFSEKLPVRIFSLDTGRLFQETYDLWARTEQKYNNKIEPYFPRTEDVEALVSKQGINGFYDAVENRKACCHTRKVLPLTRALQGVSVWVTGLRAGQSANRSNFSLLEWDEAFQVIKCNPIINWTFDEMLAYLKAHEVPYNTLHDQGYVSIGCAPCTRAILPGEEPRAGRWWWEQTQKECGLHANYFKK, translated from the coding sequence ATGAGCTTAAAAGACAAGATACCCTCGCTGCTTGAGGCGCTCGCCGGGCTGCCTCTATCGGAGATGCTGGCTTTTATAGGGCAGGCGTTTCCAGGTAAAGTTGCTTTTTCCACAGCGCTGGGCCAGGAAGACCAGGTGATCACGGATGCCATATTCTCTGAGAAGCTGCCGGTCAGAATCTTCTCGTTGGATACCGGCCGCCTGTTTCAGGAAACCTACGACCTTTGGGCCCGAACCGAGCAGAAGTATAACAACAAAATTGAGCCATACTTCCCCAGGACGGAAGACGTGGAAGCACTGGTTAGCAAGCAAGGTATAAACGGATTTTATGATGCTGTGGAAAACCGGAAAGCCTGTTGCCATACCCGCAAAGTGCTGCCGCTAACCCGGGCGTTGCAAGGCGTGTCGGTCTGGGTAACGGGCTTACGAGCCGGCCAGAGTGCGAACCGCAGCAATTTCAGTTTGCTAGAGTGGGACGAGGCGTTCCAGGTCATCAAGTGCAACCCCATCATCAATTGGACTTTCGACGAGATGCTGGCTTACCTGAAAGCGCATGAGGTGCCCTACAACACGCTCCACGACCAGGGCTATGTAAGTATAGGCTGTGCCCCTTGTACCAGGGCGATCCTTCCGGGCGAGGAGCCACGCGCCGGCAGGTGGTGGTGGGAGCAAACCCAGAAAGAGTGCGGACTACATGCAAATTACTTTAAAAAATAA
- a CDS encoding DUF2061 domain-containing protein has protein sequence MLFDHYLKKAFGGRHNPLTDSKLKSVAKAVSWRILGTFDTIVISYIITGKLRMAFSIGSIEVFSKIALYYVHERVWERFTVKKQVHELKRQDTLAA, from the coding sequence ATGCTATTCGATCACTACCTGAAAAAAGCCTTTGGCGGCAGGCACAATCCGCTAACCGACAGCAAATTAAAGAGCGTGGCGAAAGCCGTTTCGTGGCGCATCTTAGGCACATTCGATACCATCGTCATCTCTTATATCATAACGGGTAAACTCCGGATGGCTTTTTCGATCGGCTCTATTGAGGTATTCAGTAAGATCGCGCTTTACTATGTGCATGAACGCGTCTGGGAACGGTTTACAGTAAAAAAACAAGTACATGAGCTTAAAAGACAAGATACCCTCGCTGCTTGA
- a CDS encoding RrF2 family transcriptional regulator produces the protein MLSKKTKYAFHALSYLAENQEKGAILIQEIASNKKISQKFLESILLDLKKAGILGSKKGKGGGYYLIKKPEEVTLAKVIRLLNGPIAWLPCVSLNYYEKCADCPDEATCNMHLIMCQVRDQSLSIVENKTILDLISTK, from the coding sequence ATGTTGTCGAAAAAGACGAAATATGCCTTTCATGCACTCAGTTACCTGGCCGAAAACCAGGAGAAAGGTGCTATTCTGATACAGGAGATCGCTTCAAATAAAAAGATATCCCAGAAGTTCCTGGAAAGCATCCTGCTCGACCTGAAAAAGGCCGGTATACTAGGCAGCAAGAAAGGCAAAGGCGGCGGCTATTACCTGATCAAAAAGCCCGAGGAAGTTACGCTGGCCAAAGTGATCCGCTTACTTAACGGGCCGATTGCCTGGCTGCCTTGCGTTAGCCTGAACTATTACGAAAAGTGCGCCGACTGCCCCGATGAAGCCACCTGCAACATGCACCTGATCATGTGCCAGGTGCGCGACCAAAGCCTGAGTATCGTGGAGAATAAAACCATTCTGGATCTGATTTCAACCAAATAA